A section of the Apodemus sylvaticus chromosome 10, mApoSyl1.1, whole genome shotgun sequence genome encodes:
- the Slc46a1 gene encoding proton-coupled folate transporter yields the protein MEGRVSPVGSSHRFLTAAVLFRGPVEPLVFLANFALVLQGPLTTQYLWHRFSTELGYNGTRHQENCGNQSTDPVMKEVETLTSHWTLYMNVGGFLVGLFWSTLLGAWSDRVGRRPLLVLASLGLLLQAVVSIFVVQLELHVGFFVLGRALCALLGDFNGLLAASFASVADVSSNRSRTFRMALLEACIGVAGTLASLLGGHWLRAQGYANPFWLALALLIVMTLYAAFCFGETVKEPKSTRLFTLRHHRSIVQLYVVPAPEKSRMHLALYSLAIFVVVTVHFGAQDILTLYELSSPLCWDSKLIGYGSAAQHLPYLTSLLGLRLLQICLADTWVAEIGLTFNILGMVVFAFATITPLMFTGYGLLFLSLVTTPVIRAKLSKLVSESEQGALFSAVACVNSLAMLMASGIFNSLYPATLNFMKGFPFLLGAGLLLIPAILIGVLEKVNPHPEFQQFPQNS from the exons ATGGAGGGGCGCGTGAGCCCCGTGGGCTCGTCCCACCGTTTCCTCACCGCGGCCGTGCTGTTCCGCGGTCCCGTGGAGCCCCTCGTCTTCCTGGCCAACTTTGCCCTCGTTCTGCAGGGACCGCTCACCACACAGTATCTTTGGCACCGGTTCAGCACCGAGCTCGGCTACAATGGCACCCGCCACCAGGAGAACTGTGGGAACCAAAGCACGGATCCCGTCATGAAG GAGGTGGAGACCCTGACATCCCACTGGACTCTCTACATGAACGTGGGAGGCTTCCTGGTGGGACTCTTCTGGTCCACCCTGCTGGGAGCCTGGAGTGACCGAGTGGGTCGCCGCCCACTGCTGGTGCTGGCCTCTCTTGGTCTGCTGCTCCAGGCTGTGGTGTCCATCTTTGTGGTGCAGCTAGAACTGCACGTCGGGTTCTTCGTACTTGGCCGAGCTCTTTGTGCTCTTCTGGGAGACTTCAATGGCCTCCTTGCTGCTAGCTTTGCCTCTGTGGCGGATGTTAGCTCTAATCGCAGTCGCACCTTCCGTATGGCTCTGCTGGAAGCATGCATTGGTGTGGCCGGGACCCTGGCAAGCCTTCTTGGGGGTCACTGGCTCCGGGCCCAGGGTTATGCCAACCCCTTCTGGCTGGCTTTGGCCCTGCTGATCGTTATGACTCTCTATGCAGCATTCTGTTTTGGTGAGACAGTGAAGGAGCCAAAGTCCACCAGACTTTTCACGCTCCGCCATCACCGATCCATTGTCCAGCTGTATGTGGTTCCAGCCCCAGAAAAGTCCAGGATGCATCTAGCCCTGTACTCATTGGCCATATTCGTGGTGGTCACTGTGCACTTTGGGGCTCAAGATATCCTGACACTCTATGAGCTGAGCTCACCCCTCTGCTGGGACTCCAAGCTGATTGGCTATGGCTCTGCAGCCCAGCACCTACCCTACCTCACCAGCCTGCTGGGCCTGAGACTTCTGCAGATCTGCTTGGCTGACACCTGGGTGGCTGAGATCGGCCTGACCTTCAACATCCTGGGAATGGTGGTCTTTGCGTTCGCTACCATTACACCCCTCATGTTCACAG GGTACGGATTGCTCTTCCTGTCGCTGGTCACGACGCCTGTCATCCGGGCCAAGCTCTCCAAGCTGGTGAGCGAGTCGGAGCAGG GTGCTCTCTTTTCTGCTGTGGCCTGTGTGAATAGCTTGGCCATGTTGATGGCCTCCGGCATCTTCAACTCCCTCTACCCGGCCACTCTGAACTTCATGAAGGGCTTCCCCTTCCTCCTGGGAGCTGGCCTCCTCCTCATCCCGGCCATTCTGATTGG GGTATTGGAGAAGGTTAATCCACACCCCGAGTTCCAGCAGTTTCCTCAGAACTCCTGA